One genomic segment of Streptomyces sp. NBC_00239 includes these proteins:
- a CDS encoding alpha/beta hydrolase — protein MSYAPHEPQPEGHHRRTRRARSWVIAGASVAALGLVAWQVMAHYEIPPFTDKGDPVSFGAPKGRAGTDAGTAGQSGGGTQKPAKASRMLMPTGPAADFKNSMTLEDGTHVAVTTFDGKKSGFKGKVWVWAPKEYNEKQFENSGFPVMIALPGGPGFPNNYWMGTDLGLQTSISKWYQEGKSKPFLLAMPVLNPAPDDNGLYWDGSDIPGQPKMGTWLTEDVPDLMRENFRTVNSRDGWAFMGSSTGGFAGLKAVLKHPDKFKAVIASGPDIAPDSVLWKGHDQEKAANDPARLARDLIGRKGPDVYLAFQVGTNESNAQTLPNVKKFIADYGRGPIHTNLKVIQGGRHNAKTYVPAMGEGTIQWISEHMTGPVS, from the coding sequence ATGTCGTACGCACCCCACGAGCCGCAGCCCGAGGGCCACCACCGCCGCACCCGCCGCGCCCGCAGCTGGGTGATCGCCGGGGCCTCCGTGGCCGCGCTCGGGCTGGTCGCCTGGCAGGTCATGGCGCACTACGAGATACCGCCGTTCACCGACAAGGGCGACCCGGTCTCGTTCGGCGCTCCGAAGGGCCGGGCCGGTACGGACGCCGGCACGGCCGGGCAGTCCGGCGGCGGCACGCAGAAGCCCGCCAAGGCGTCCAGGATGCTGATGCCGACCGGGCCCGCGGCCGACTTCAAGAACTCCATGACCCTGGAGGACGGCACGCACGTGGCCGTCACCACCTTCGACGGCAAGAAGTCCGGCTTCAAGGGCAAGGTCTGGGTCTGGGCCCCCAAGGAGTACAACGAGAAGCAGTTCGAGAACAGCGGCTTCCCCGTCATGATCGCGCTGCCGGGCGGCCCCGGGTTCCCGAACAACTACTGGATGGGCACGGACCTCGGCCTCCAGACGAGCATCAGCAAGTGGTACCAGGAGGGCAAGAGCAAGCCCTTCCTGCTGGCCATGCCGGTGCTCAACCCGGCCCCGGACGACAACGGGCTGTACTGGGACGGATCCGACATCCCCGGCCAGCCCAAGATGGGCACCTGGCTCACCGAGGACGTCCCGGACCTGATGAGGGAGAACTTCCGGACCGTCAACTCGCGCGACGGCTGGGCCTTCATGGGGTCCTCCACCGGTGGCTTCGCGGGCCTGAAGGCGGTGCTCAAGCACCCGGACAAGTTCAAGGCCGTCATCGCCTCCGGCCCGGACATCGCGCCGGACTCCGTGCTGTGGAAGGGCCACGACCAGGAGAAGGCCGCCAACGACCCCGCGCGGCTCGCCCGGGACCTCATCGGCCGCAAGGGGCCGGACGTCTACCTCGCGTTCCAGGTCGGCACGAACGAGAGCAACGCGCAGACGCTGCCGAACGTGAAGAAGTTCATCGCCGATTACGGCCGGGGGCCGATCCACACCAACCTGAAGGTGATCCAGGGGGGTCGGCACAACGCGAAGACGTACGTGCCGGCGATGGGTGAAGGCACCATTCAGTGGATCAGCGAACACATGACCGGCCCGGTCTCCTGA